AGAAGTTGGCTGATGTCGTCCACGCGGCGCGTGGAGACGCCGGCCATGTACATCTCCATGAGCGCCTCCTCGACGCTTTCCTCACGTCGCCGGCAGCGCTCGATCACCTGGCTGCGGAACACCTCGCCCTTCAGCTTCGGGACCCGAAGGTTCAGCTTGCCGGCCTTGGCGGTCAGGTGGCGGTCGTAGTGGCCGGCGCGGAAGGCCTTCCTGTCGCCGCTTCTCTCGTATCTGGCGGCGTTGGCGATTTCGTCGACCTCCGCGTCAAGCATCAGGTCGATGGTTTGCTCGACCTTCTTGCGCACCATCCGGTCGAGCCTGGACTCGAACATGGCCTGATCGAACTGTATGATTTCCTTGGGCATGGTTCCCGGCCTCTTTCCATTCGCGGTTTTCATGTGTAAGCGACTGAAAATCGTACCAAAGCCGGGCCATGTCCTTTTCATCGGAACTCACAACCGAATCTGCGCAAGAAGACGGGCGTTATCAAGGTCGGCGCCTGGGTCTTTTTCTACGGACCTCCGCCACCTCCCGCATCAACGCGTTCTCCAACTCCAGCTCCTCGACCCTGCGACGCAAAGCCTCCGCGTCATCATCATCGGTTGCGGACGGCCGGCGACGGGGGTCCGCGGGCTTATTGCCCTGCGCGGCGTTCCCGTTTTGGGGCCGCAACGCGGCCATGCCGCCCTTGCGGTACGCCCTGACCCAGCCATGCACCGCGCCGACGCCCGCGCCGAGCCGTTCGGCGGCCTGTTTCTGCTGTATGCCGCCCAGCACCGGTTCGATCGCCTTCAGCCGTGTCTCCAGGGGGATGATGGGTTTGGCCATATGGCCAGCATACCGGGGATCCTTTGCCAGCCGGCGTTCCGGGCACTGCCTGGTCGGATAACCCAGGTGCTCCACCACCTGGGCCGTGGTCATCGGCGTGGTGAAATACAGGCCCACCGCACGCTCTCGTTCCTCAAGACTGAACATACGAAAAACCTTTCGCTCAGTCTCCAAGAAAACGTTCGCAGCCCCTTATCCCGCATTCGGCCTAACTTCTATTGAACAGACACACTTGCGATCGCATACCTGGCCATGACCTCCGTCTTGGTCATGCCGTTCTCGACGTGGTCGCGCGCGGCGGCGACCTTCGTCTCCCAGTCGTAGCGTCTGCCGCCGTTGCCTCCCATGACCGCCTCCTCGCCACCGGACCTGTACGTATGATCCATTTTTCCGCGGTCCGTCTGGGCATGGCAAGCCGTCTGGCGAGCGTGTCCCCGCCGGCTCCGGCCTTGATGGGTTCCAGCGCCTCGCGCCGGAACCCGTCGTCGTAGTGTTTCCTTCAATCCTCACGCATACGAAAGAACCGCACCTCCGAT
The window above is part of the Bifidobacterium longum subsp. infantis ATCC 15697 = JCM 1222 = DSM 20088 genome. Proteins encoded here:
- a CDS encoding helix-turn-helix domain-containing protein; this translates as MFSLEERERAVGLYFTTPMTTAQVVEHLGYPTRQCPERRLAKDPRYAGHMAKPIIPLETRLKAIEPVLGGIQQKQAAERLGAGVGAVHGWVRAYRKGGMAALRPQNGNAAQGNKPADPRRRPSATDDDDAEALRRRVEELELENALMREVAEVRRKRPRRRP